A single genomic interval of Spinacia oleracea cultivar Varoflay chromosome 6, BTI_SOV_V1, whole genome shotgun sequence harbors:
- the LOC110788783 gene encoding uncharacterized protein isoform X2 — protein MDKYTRVEKPKPEIPINENEIRITTQGLIRNYISYATTLLQEKNAKEIVLKAMGQAISKTVAISEIIKKRIPNLHQDIVISSVSITDFWEPIEEGLEPMETMRQVSMISITLSTEELNKNSPGYQAPSQNEQPKQQNYYQQQQLQPRQERGESYGRGRGRGRGRGRGQNWGRGGYGSYQDNGGYSNWGRGGGRGRGWGRHYGDYQVSQDNGYQVRGDNGYQGARDGGYQGARDGGYQGARGGGYQGGRGGGYQGRRGGGYQGRQGGDYQVRQDSGYQGRQDSGYQGRRDGGYQGNQEGGYQGNRNSGYQGNQEGGYQGNRNSGYHGDRDGGYYGDRDDGYRGGRGGGRGYGRGRGRSRGRGRGRMGGRSQGDTNVDQA, from the exons ATGGACAAATACACCAGAGTTGAGAAGCCTAAGCCTGAAATCCCGATTAACGAGAATGAAATTCGCATCACTACTCAAGGTCTTATTCGCAATTACATCAGCTATGCCACCACTCTTCTTCAG GAGAAGAATGCCAAAGAAATTGTTTTAAAAGCAATGGGGCAGGCAATTAGCAAAACTGTGGCTATTTCAGAGATAATAAAG AAAAGAATCCCCAACTTGCACCAAGACATTGTCATCAGCTCCGTCAGTATCACAGATTTCTGGGAACCCATTGAAGAGGGTCTAGAACC TATGGAAACTATGCGTCAAGTATCAATGATCTCTATCACTCTATCAACTGAAGAGCTAAACAAGAACTCTCCAGG GTATCAAGCTCCATCCCAGAATGAGCAACCGAAACAGCAGAATTACTATCAGCAGCAGCAACTTCAACCTAGACAAGAACGTGGTG AATCATATGGTCGCGGGCGTGGTAGAGGGAGAGGCCGAGGCCGAGGGCAGAACTGGGGAAGGGGCGGCTATGGTTCATATCAGG ATAATGGAGGTTACTCAAACTGGGGCAGAGGAGGTGGACGAGGTAGAGGCTGGGGGAGACATTATG GTGACTATCAAGTAAGCCAAGACAACGGTTATCAAGTGAGAGGAGACAATGGCTATCAAGGAGCCCGGGATGGTGGATATCAAGGAGCTCGGGATGGTGGGTATCAAGGAGCCCGGGGCGGTGGGTATCAAGGAGGGCGGGGTGGTGGGTATCAAGGAAGGCGGGGCGGTGGTTATCAAGGAAGGCAGGGAGGTGATTATCAAGTAAGACAGGACAGTGGGTATCAAGGAAGACAGGACAGTGGGTATCAAGGAAGGCGAGACGGTGGGTATCAAGGAAACCAAGAAGGTGGATACCAAGGAAACCGAAACAGTGGATATCAAGGAAACCAAGAAGGTGGGTACCAAGGAAACCGGAACAGTGGATATCACGGAGATCGAGATGGTGGGTATTATGGTGATAGAGATGATGGGTATCGAGGTGGTCGAGGTGGGGGGCGAGGTTATGGTAGAGGCAGGGGCCGTAGTCGTGGTCGTGGTCGTGGTCGAATGGGAGGCCGCTCTCAAGGTGATACAAATGTTGATCAGGCTTAA
- the LOC110788785 gene encoding protein SULFUR DEFICIENCY-INDUCED 1, translating into MEKRINRSPGEKESLHAVYKVPSGDGPYVRAKHAQLVQKDPEAAIVLFWKAINAGDRVDSALKDMAVVMKQLDRTEEAIEAIMSFRGLCSRNAQESLDNVLIDLYKKCGKVDEQIDLLRRKLRLIYHGEAFNGKPTKTARSHGKKFQVSIKQETSRILGNLGWAYMQKTNYMAAEVVYRKAQMIDPDANKACNLGFCLIKQARYEEARSVLEEVVEAKLPGSEDIRSRNRAEELLLDLESRQPPSLLSNIVCLDLEDEFVHGLEDLESKWGPLRPKRLPIFEEISNFKNQLAC; encoded by the exons atGGAAAAAAGGATTAACAGAAGTCCAGGAGAGAAAGAATCACTTCATGCTGTTTACAAAGTTCCTTCTGGTGATGGCCCTTATGTTCGTGCCAAACATGCCCag CTGGTGCAAAAGGATCCAGAAGCAGCAATAGTACTATTTTGGAAGGCTATAAATGCAGGGGATAGAGTGGATAGTGCACTGAAAGATATGGCAGTTGTTATGAAGCAACTTGATAGAACTGAAGAGGCTATTGAAGCTATTATGTCTTTTAGAGGCCTTTGTTCTAGGAATGCTCAAGAATCACTCGACAACGTCCTCATCGATTTGTATAAG AAATGTGGGAAAGTTGATGAGCAAATTGATCTACTAAGACGTAAGCTAAGGCTGATTTATCATGGCGAAGCTTTCAACGGGAAACCAACAAAGACAGCTAGATCTCACGGCAAGAAGTTTCAAGTTTCTATCAAACAAGAAACGTCTAGAATACTG GGAAATTTGGGCTGGGCCTACATGCAGAAGACAAACTACATGGCTGCAGAAGTGGTGTATAGAAAGGCCCAAATGATTGACCCTGATGCAAATAAGGCCTGTAACTTGGGCTTTTGTCTTATTAAACAAGCCCGATATGAAGAAGCGCGTTCGGTGCTTGAGGAGGTAGTGGAGGCCAAGCTACCGGGCTCGGAGGATATCCGGTCTAGGAATCGGGCCGAGGAATTGTTGTTGGACTTGGAGTCACGGCAACCGCCTTCTTTGTTGTCTAACATTGTGTGCCTTGATTTGGAGGATGAGTTTGTTCATGGGCTTGAGGATCTTGAGTCTAAATGGGGCCCGTTAAGACCTAAAAGACTTCCCATTTTTGAGGAAATTTCcaacttcaaaaatcaattaGCTTGCTAA
- the LOC110788786 gene encoding pantoate--beta-alanine ligase — MAAREPEIITSKEKMRKWSRAMRAKGKTIGLVPTMGYLHKGHLSLINEARQHADLIVVSIYVNPGQFSTSEDLSTYPSDFYGDLQKLMSVSGGVDVVFNPYDLYDYGSGRDREGAEKRDSVKEVSCLEERGGGHETWIRVEKLEKGLCGKSRPLFFRGVATVVSKLFNIVDPDVAIFGKKDYQQWRIIRRMVRDLDFAVQVIGSEIVREDDGLAMSSRNVYLSPEERQKALSINRSLSRAKHAAEEGQINCKKLQDSVILAIQEAGGKVDYAEIVDQETLEAVEEIKAPVVICVAACFGKARLIDNIEIPAYA, encoded by the exons ATGGCTGCTCGAGAACCAGAGATAATCACAAGCAAAGAAAAGATGAGAAAATGGTCAAGAGCAATGAGAGCCAAAGGGAAGACCATAGGGCTAGTACCTACTATGGGTTACCTTCACAAAGGCCACCTCTCCCTTATTAATGAAGCCCGTCAACATGCCGACCTCATTGTAGTCTCCATCTATGTTAACCCAGGTCAGTTCTCTACCTCCGAGGATCTTTCGACCTACCCATCTGACTTTTATGGTGATTTACAGAAACTAATGTCTGTTTCTGGGGGTGTTGATGTTGTTTTCAATCCCTATGACTTGTATGATTATGGTAGTGGGAGGGACAGAGAAGGTGCTGAGAAGAGAGATAGTGTAAAGGAGGTATCTTGTTTGGAGGAACGGGGAGGTGGGCATGAAACTTGGATTAGGGTTGAGAAATTGGAGAAGGGCTTGTGTGGCAAGAGTCGGCCCCTTTTTTTTAGAGGGGTGGCTACTGTTGTCAGTAAATTATTCAATATTGTTGATCCTGATGTTGCTATCTTTGGgaagaaggattatcaacaatGGCGAATTATTCGTCGAATG GTTAGAGATCTGGACTTTGCTGTCCAAGTAATTGGATCAGAGATTGTGCGCGAAGATGATGGTTTAGCAATGAGTTCTCGTAATGTTTACCTTTCCCCCGAGGAAAGGCAAAAG GCATTGTCTATTAATAGGTCTCTATCAAGAGCCAAACATGCTGCAGAAGAAGGGCAAATTAATTGCAAAAAGCTGCAGGATTCAGTAATCCTAGCAATACAGGAAGCTGGTGGCAAAGTAGATTATGCTGAG ATAGTGGACCAAGAGACCTTGGAAGCAGTTGAAGAGATCAAGGCCCCTGTTGTAATATGTGTTGCTGCCTGTTTTGGAAAGGCCAGGTTGATTGACAATATAGAGATTCCTGCCTACGCCTGA
- the LOC110788783 gene encoding uncharacterized protein isoform X1 gives MDKYTRVEKPKPEIPINENEIRITTQGLIRNYISYATTLLQEKNAKEIVLKAMGQAISKTVAISEIIKKRIPNLHQDIVISSVSITDFWEPIEEGLEPMETMRQVSMISITLSTEELNKNSPGYQAPSQNEQPKQQNYYQQQQLQPRQERGESYGRGRGRGRGRGRGQNWGRGGYGSYQDNGGYSNWGRGGGRGRGWGRHYEGDYQVSQDNGYQVRGDNGYQGARDGGYQGARDGGYQGARGGGYQGGRGGGYQGRRGGGYQGRQGGDYQVRQDSGYQGRQDSGYQGRRDGGYQGNQEGGYQGNRNSGYQGNQEGGYQGNRNSGYHGDRDGGYYGDRDDGYRGGRGGGRGYGRGRGRSRGRGRGRMGGRSQGDTNVDQA, from the exons ATGGACAAATACACCAGAGTTGAGAAGCCTAAGCCTGAAATCCCGATTAACGAGAATGAAATTCGCATCACTACTCAAGGTCTTATTCGCAATTACATCAGCTATGCCACCACTCTTCTTCAG GAGAAGAATGCCAAAGAAATTGTTTTAAAAGCAATGGGGCAGGCAATTAGCAAAACTGTGGCTATTTCAGAGATAATAAAG AAAAGAATCCCCAACTTGCACCAAGACATTGTCATCAGCTCCGTCAGTATCACAGATTTCTGGGAACCCATTGAAGAGGGTCTAGAACC TATGGAAACTATGCGTCAAGTATCAATGATCTCTATCACTCTATCAACTGAAGAGCTAAACAAGAACTCTCCAGG GTATCAAGCTCCATCCCAGAATGAGCAACCGAAACAGCAGAATTACTATCAGCAGCAGCAACTTCAACCTAGACAAGAACGTGGTG AATCATATGGTCGCGGGCGTGGTAGAGGGAGAGGCCGAGGCCGAGGGCAGAACTGGGGAAGGGGCGGCTATGGTTCATATCAGG ATAATGGAGGTTACTCAAACTGGGGCAGAGGAGGTGGACGAGGTAGAGGCTGGGGGAGACATTATG AAGGTGACTATCAAGTAAGCCAAGACAACGGTTATCAAGTGAGAGGAGACAATGGCTATCAAGGAGCCCGGGATGGTGGATATCAAGGAGCTCGGGATGGTGGGTATCAAGGAGCCCGGGGCGGTGGGTATCAAGGAGGGCGGGGTGGTGGGTATCAAGGAAGGCGGGGCGGTGGTTATCAAGGAAGGCAGGGAGGTGATTATCAAGTAAGACAGGACAGTGGGTATCAAGGAAGACAGGACAGTGGGTATCAAGGAAGGCGAGACGGTGGGTATCAAGGAAACCAAGAAGGTGGATACCAAGGAAACCGAAACAGTGGATATCAAGGAAACCAAGAAGGTGGGTACCAAGGAAACCGGAACAGTGGATATCACGGAGATCGAGATGGTGGGTATTATGGTGATAGAGATGATGGGTATCGAGGTGGTCGAGGTGGGGGGCGAGGTTATGGTAGAGGCAGGGGCCGTAGTCGTGGTCGTGGTCGTGGTCGAATGGGAGGCCGCTCTCAAGGTGATACAAATGTTGATCAGGCTTAA